A region from the Streptomyces sp. 3214.6 genome encodes:
- a CDS encoding histidine phosphatase family protein: protein MPLFFLRHGESQANEQNRFAGRLDTPLTALGGRQADQAAERVAALAASGVHIDEVHMSTLQRARQTAWTIIDRLPQPPDRITVGEALTERDFGVYSGRNKSLVKKTIGFAGYTEAFHSPTGRPPGGESWREMYDRVAAYYEDVLLPASRAGRTVLVVAHKYVVEMFALVVADASPDKYRDFKIPNARPLSEQDLRRAVAAPAAAGLVNDLGEIVEIRLPLLVATAAAMGVAVQLALGIQVPATVFTTALTPLLAVGSFFAMLRVDPPTLRRPLSSLRAAWPLLLPRLALGLVLIWAGHSLPLELAGLFLLLPPALIAPTLSLLWGGDYFFAVRHTVAASLALPVLLLTGLALPLSLPGTAPTLTLGRLEPALLAYAAVLLAALVLPGVGAQAVRRRDPIRAGALSTNWNWLGGLALVPVAGLATFALTPSVGLTAHTAIRLLLVMSAAAAALTALRLLTTLFLHLRPHGTGLGRDLFITQNTPNIFLWLAMTAVLAPTTGHRPSVIGLGVALVFFFAVYTDERIFLHAHRHDLTPSVPEAPEKRKNPTIPGLLTPGK from the coding sequence ATGCCCCTCTTCTTCCTTCGCCACGGCGAGTCCCAGGCGAACGAACAGAACCGGTTCGCCGGGCGCCTGGACACCCCGCTCACCGCCCTCGGCGGCCGCCAGGCCGACCAGGCGGCCGAGCGGGTCGCCGCGCTCGCTGCGAGCGGCGTACACATCGACGAAGTGCACATGTCCACGCTCCAACGCGCCCGCCAGACCGCGTGGACCATCATCGACCGGCTCCCACAACCTCCGGACCGGATCACCGTCGGCGAAGCACTGACCGAGCGAGACTTCGGCGTCTACAGCGGCCGCAACAAAAGCCTGGTGAAGAAGACGATCGGCTTCGCCGGCTACACCGAGGCTTTCCATTCCCCGACCGGCCGCCCGCCAGGTGGCGAGAGCTGGCGGGAGATGTACGACCGGGTCGCCGCGTACTACGAGGACGTCCTGTTGCCCGCCTCCCGCGCGGGACGCACTGTTCTGGTCGTCGCCCACAAGTACGTCGTCGAGATGTTCGCCCTGGTCGTCGCGGACGCGAGCCCGGACAAATACCGCGACTTCAAGATTCCCAATGCGCGCCCGCTCTCCGAGCAGGACCTGCGCCGCGCGGTTGCCGCCCCCGCCGCGGCAGGGCTCGTCAACGACCTGGGCGAGATCGTGGAGATCCGCCTCCCCCTGCTGGTGGCCACGGCCGCCGCGATGGGCGTGGCGGTCCAGCTCGCGCTCGGCATCCAGGTCCCGGCCACAGTCTTCACCACCGCTCTTACCCCCCTCCTGGCCGTCGGCTCCTTCTTCGCCATGCTGCGCGTGGACCCACCCACTCTGCGCCGCCCCCTGAGCAGCCTCCGCGCGGCCTGGCCCCTGCTGCTTCCCCGTCTCGCACTGGGCCTGGTCCTCATCTGGGCCGGGCACTCGCTCCCGTTGGAATTGGCAGGTTTGTTTCTGCTCCTCCCGCCCGCCCTGATAGCCCCGACCCTCTCACTGCTCTGGGGAGGCGACTACTTCTTCGCCGTACGCCACACGGTGGCCGCCTCGCTCGCCCTCCCCGTGCTCCTGCTCACCGGCCTTGCCCTCCCCCTCTCTCTCCCAGGCACCGCCCCGACCCTCACCCTGGGCAGGCTCGAACCGGCCCTCCTCGCCTACGCGGCCGTCCTGCTCGCCGCCCTTGTACTGCCCGGGGTAGGAGCGCAGGCCGTGCGCCGGCGCGACCCGATCCGGGCGGGCGCCCTCAGCACCAACTGGAACTGGCTCGGCGGCTTGGCCCTGGTCCCCGTGGCCGGCCTCGCCACCTTCGCCCTCACCCCGTCGGTCGGTCTGACCGCCCACACGGCCATCCGACTCCTGCTGGTGATGTCCGCCGCAGCGGCGGCCCTGACCGCCCTGCGCCTCCTGACGACGCTGTTCCTGCACCTGCGCCCCCACGGCACCGGCCTCGGCCGGGACCTCTTCATCACACAGAACACCCCGAACATCTTCCTGTGGTTGGCGATGACCGCCGTCCTGGCCCCCACCACGGGCCACCGCCCCTCGGTGATCGGCCTCGGCGTCGCACTCGTCTTCTTCTTCGCGGTCTACACCGACGAACGGATCTTCCTTCACGCCCACCGCCACGACCTGACCCCGAGCGTCCCCGAAGCCCCCGAAAAGCGGAAGAACCCCACCATTCCTGGCCTGTTGACACCGGGCAAGTAA